One part of the Lycorma delicatula isolate Av1 chromosome 7, ASM4794821v1, whole genome shotgun sequence genome encodes these proteins:
- the LOC142327539 gene encoding dnaJ homolog subfamily C member 17 yields MDEILKDVDLYDLLGVLQSASLDEIKSAYRKKALKCHPDKNPDNPKAGELFHQLSKALEVLLDSSARAAYNNVINAKKAAKLRHQALDSRRKKFKEELEAREKEAELSSRLGGRVPSSKTDEEKLQAEIERLRKEGSKQLHEEIEHVKQQVLEEQRNLASSVPTQKRLKVRWKSSKDDETNGGYNSENLDKMFSKYGDIEALAVSSKKKGSALIEFVTSDAADKAQKYERGLPSNPFTVDWLEKPLSSASMSNKAYVFNNLEPNQRIFPSYLSKTIENNTSSPERVVPTVSKTGCNFDYESLVLRQMRQAEERKRLIEEINKDNT; encoded by the exons ATGGATGAGATATTGAAAGATGTGGACTTGTACGATTTATTAGGCGTTTTACAATCAGCTTCTTTAGATGAG ATTAAAAGTGCATATCGTAAAAAAGCATTGAAATGCCATCCAGATAAAAATCCTGATAATCCAAAAGCTGGTGAACTCTTTCATCAGTTATCCAAAGCTTTAGAAGTACTTCTTGATTCTTCTGCTAGA gcagcatataataatgttataaatgctAAAAAGGCTGCAAAATTAAGACACCAAGCATTagattcaagaagaaaaaaatttaaagaggaattAGAGGCTAGAGAAAAGGAAGCAGAATTATCCAGTAGACTTGGTGGCCGTGTCCCTAGTTCAAAGACTGATGAAGAAAAGTTACAG GCAGAGATTGAACGATTAAGAAAAGAAGGTTCAAAACAACTTCATGAAGAAATTGAACATGTTAAACAACAGGTACTAGAGGAACAAAGGAATTTAGCTAGTAGTGTTCCTACTCAAAAAAGGTTAAAAGTGCGGTGGAAAAGTAGTAAGGATGATGAAACAAATGGCGgatataattcagaaaatttagataaaatgttttcaaag tatGGAGATATTGAAGCATTAGCTGTATCATCCAAGAAAAAAGGCAGTGCTTTAATTGAATTTGTTACATCAGATGCGGCA gatAAAGCTCAGAAATATGAAAGAGGGCTTCCATCAAATCCCTTTACAGTTGATTGGCTTGAAAAACCTTTATCTTCAGCTTCTATGTCTAATAAGGCAtacgtttttaacaatttagaaCCCAATCAAAGGATATTCCCATCTTATTTGAGTAAAACAATTGAAAACAATACTTCCTCACCTGAAAGAGTTGTTCCAACC gttagtaaAACAGGATGTAATTTTGACTATGAAAGTTTAGTTTTAAGACAAATGAGGCAAGCAGAAGAAAGAAAGCGATTGATTGAAGAAATAAACAAGGATAACACTTAA
- the EMC7 gene encoding ER membrane protein complex subunit 7 has translation MALLEQQDLLKLFIISVTFFVVVATYEINEVVSQPDTYIIEGKVFPPDTFSNSNWQTDTTVFLKGGYHIGYLKEDGSFVINNVPSGSYVVEVVNPNYVYEPVRVEINSKGKYRARKVNYIQTSQVIQVPYPLKMKPLSPARYFQVREQWRATDFLFNPMVLMMVLPLLLVMVLPRMMNDPETRKEMEQLNNLTKYDIPEVSEMITCFFGGDKQKPKSIKSSKKGNRSTN, from the exons ATGGCTTTGCTTGAACAAcaagatcttttaaaattatttattataagcgtaACGTTTTTTGTTGTAGTTGCCACATACGAAATAAATGAAGTCGTCAGTCAACCAGACACTTATATTATTGAAGGAAAAGTGTTTCCTCCCGACACCTTTTCGAATAGCAATTGGCAGACTGATACAACTGTTTTCTTGAAAGGAGGTTATCATATTGGATATTTAAA agaagatggaagttttgtaataaataatgttccATCAGGATCATATGTTGTTGAAGTTGTAAATCCAAATTATGTTTATGAACCAGTTAGAGTTGAAATTAATTCTAAAGGCAAATACAGAGCAAGAAAAGTTAACTATATACAAACATCACAAGTTATACAAGTACCATATCCCTTAAAAATGAAACCTTTATCACCTGCTAGATATTTTCAAGTTAGAGAACAGTGGAGAGCTACAGATTTCTTATTTAATCCTATG gtTCTAATGATGGTATTGCCATTGCTATTGGTTATGGTGTTACCTAGAATGATGAATGATCCAGAAACAAGGAAG gaaATGGAACAGCTAAACAATTTGACAAAGTATGACATACCAGAAGTATCAGAAATGATAACATGTTTTTTTGGAGGTGATAAGCAGAAACCTAAAtcaattaaatcatcaaaaaaaggCAACAGAAGTACCAATTAA